TCCCGGACTATCGCGTCTCCGTGGCGGAGCTGATGATCCCGGCGGCGGATCTGTCCGAACAGATCTCCACCGCGGGCAAAGAGGCCTCCGGCACCGGCAATATGAAGCTGGCGCTGAACGGCGCGCTGACCATCGGCACGCTGGACGGCGCCAACGTGGAGATTGCCGAGCAGGTCGGCGCGGACAATATCTTTATCTTCGGTAACACCGTGGAACAGGTGAAGGCGTTGCAGGCCAGCGGTTACGATCCGCTGCGTTACCGGCAGCAAGATGCGCAGCTGGATGCGATTCTCTCCGAGCTGGAAAGCGGCGCATTGAGCCACGGTGATAAGCAGGCGTTTGAAATGATGCTGCACAGCCTGCAGGCCGGCGGCGATCCTTATCTGGTGCTGGCGGACTTTGCCGACTATTGCCAGGCGCAGCAGCGGGCCGACCGGCTGTATCGCGATACGCAGGCGTGGACGCGCAGCGCCATTCTCAATACGGCGCGCGTCGGTATGTTCAGTTCGGATCGGTCGATTCGCGATTATCAGCAGCGCATCTGGCAAACCCGGCGTTAAGGAGAGTGAATGGATCGTAACAGCATCGACCGGGCGGCGGCGCAGGCGGGCATTATGGCCGACTATGTCAATGCCCACGGCCAGCAGCAGGCCATCACGCCGGAAAGCAAGCGTGCCTTGCTGGCGGCGATGAACAGCAAAGCGGCGTTGGCCGGCGAAGCGCCGCTGCCGCCGGTAAAAGTGTTTTTCCAGCGTCAGCCGATCGTGCTGCCGCTGGCGGGCAGCGGCGAATATGGCTGGGAGCTGATCCGCGAAGACGGCGTCCGGCTGCAGGGGCGCGCCGGCGCTGGCAAGACGTTTACCCTGCCTGCCGGGGAACTGCCGCTCGGCTATCATCAGCTGCGTTTAACGCAACAGCAGCAGAGCTGGCAGTGCCGGCTGATTATCGCCCCCAGACGCTGTTATGAACCGGACGCGCTGCTGACCGGTAAAAAACTGTGGGGCGCCTGTGTGCAGCTGTATACGCTGCGTTCCGACAGCAACTGGGGCATCGGCGATTTCGGCGACCTGCGGCGGATGGTGACGGAGGTGGGCGAGCGCGGCGGCGCGTTCGTCGGGCTGAACCCGATTCATGCCCTCTATCCGGCAGATCCAAACAGCGCCAGCCCGTACAGTCCGTCATCGCGGCGTTGGCTGAACGTAGTGTATATCGACGTCAACGCGGTGGAGGACTTCCAGCTCAGCGCTGCGGCGCAACGCTGGTGGCGTCAGGCGGCGACCCGTAAACAGCTGGCGGCGGCGCGTGAGCGCGAATGGGTCGACTATGCGGCGGTGACCGCGCTGAAGCTGACGGCGCTGCGGCTGGCCTTCAGCCAGTTCCAGACGCGGGCGGCCGATGACCCACAGCGCCAGGCGCTGCGCCTGTTTATCGCCGAGGGCGGCGACAGCCTTTATCAGCAGGCGGTATTCGACGCTCTGCATGCCCACCTGTGCGCACAGGATCCAACGCTGTGGGGCTGGCCGGTGTGGCCGTCGGCGTACCGTCAGAGCAACGGCGAGGCGACGGCGGCGTTTTGCCGCGACAATCAGGAGGAGGTGGCGTTCTATCTGTGGCTGCAGTGGCTGGCCGCGGCGCAGTTTGCCGACTGTTTCGCCTGCTGCCGGCAGCAGCAGATGCCGATCGGCCTGTATCGCGACCTG
The nucleotide sequence above comes from Serratia rhizosphaerae. Encoded proteins:
- the malQ gene encoding 4-alpha-glucanotransferase; the protein is MDRNSIDRAAAQAGIMADYVNAHGQQQAITPESKRALLAAMNSKAALAGEAPLPPVKVFFQRQPIVLPLAGSGEYGWELIREDGVRLQGRAGAGKTFTLPAGELPLGYHQLRLTQQQQSWQCRLIIAPRRCYEPDALLTGKKLWGACVQLYTLRSDSNWGIGDFGDLRRMVTEVGERGGAFVGLNPIHALYPADPNSASPYSPSSRRWLNVVYIDVNAVEDFQLSAAAQRWWRQAATRKQLAAAREREWVDYAAVTALKLTALRLAFSQFQTRAADDPQRQALRLFIAEGGDSLYQQAVFDALHAHLCAQDPTLWGWPVWPSAYRQSNGEATAAFCRDNQEEVAFYLWLQWLAAAQFADCFACCRQQQMPIGLYRDLAVGVAQGGAETWCDRELYCLQASVGAPPDILGPLGQNWGLPPMDPHVMAARGYQPFIDLLRANMADCGALRIDHVMALLRLWWIPAGATADQGAYVKYPLDDLLAVLALESQRQRCMVIGEDLGTVPVEIVGKLRDSGVYSYKVLYFERDDENRFRAPQAYPVQAMATVTTHDLPTLRGYWQGDDLRLGASLGLYPDAGVLAGLYADRERAKQGLLDGLHHYGCVPQKVGGKAARLAMSPLLNRGLQRYVADSASALLGLQPEDWLDMAAPVNVPGTSTEYPNWRRKLSQTLEAMFADRRIALLLKDVDRRRRNGSVG